From Etheostoma spectabile isolate EspeVRDwgs_2016 chromosome 19, UIUC_Espe_1.0, whole genome shotgun sequence, the proteins below share one genomic window:
- the LOC116669391 gene encoding interferon-induced very large GTPase 1, which produces MVISQDALGAFMILNNADQEQFAHWLTQCVKDMANTLGEKFKHTNIQMKLKKLHVNPQNELFTKLIGCGNQCPFCKAPCEAGGRFHTEHWTSLHRPEGLGRFRWRETQKLVIDVCSSSVLSDKNFRCNATNGEWHPYKRYTDFFPDWENAPDASLQASDYWKYVLKKFNKRFAEAYDAKPADILSLWHISLEQAKASIKESFNIK; this is translated from the coding sequence ATGGTCATTTCCCAGGATGCTCTTGGTGCTTTCATGATCCTGAACAACGCAGACCAGGAACAGTTTGCTCACTGGCTCACACAGTGTGTGAAGGACATGGCAAACACTCTTGGAGAGAAGTTTAAACACACTAACATCCAaatgaaactaaaaaaacttCACGTGAATCCTCAGAACGAGCTTTTCACCAAACTGATTGGGTGTGGTAATCAGTGTCCATTCTGCAAAGCGCCTTGTGAGGCAGGAGGAAGATTCCACACTGAGCACTGGACTTCACTACATCGGCCAGAGGGTCTGGGTAGATTCAGGTGGCGTGAGACACAAAAACTTGTAATTGACGTATGCTCTTCCTCGGTGCTCAGTGACAAGAATTTTCGCTGCAATGCTACAAATGGTGAATGGCACCCTTACAAGCGTTACACCGATTTTTTCCCAGACTGGGAGAATGCTCCAGATGCAAGTCTTCAGGCGTCGGACTACTGGAAATATGTACTGAAAAAATTCAACAAGAGGTTTGCTGAAGCATATGATGCAAAGCCGGCTGATATCCTTTCATTGTGGCACATATCACTCGAGCAAGCAAAAGCAAGCATCAAAGAGTCATTTAACATCAAGTAA